TATTTTCTATACTACCTTCTAACACATCACTTTTAACCCAATCTCCAATAGTAAAAGGTTTATCTAATATTATAGACATACCGGCAATAATATTAGCGGCTGCATCTTTAGCTGCCAATGCAAATGCCAATCCACCTAATCCAAGTCCCGCAATAAATCCTTGAAGATTATATCCCCATTTTTCAGCTATTATTGTAATAGCTAATGCTATTAATATTAATCTTAATGTTTTTGATATAAATGGGAATAATATTTTATCGACTTTTACATCATATGCTTTATGCATTCTCTCAAATAAAAGGGAAGATTCCCCTGTAAGATTGTAAAGTCCCCATGAAATTAATATTATTATGGCAGAACTAAAAACCCTGTTTATAAAGGCTACCTTAATTGGTAATGCCAGTGTTAAAATATCAAAAGCAAAATATATCCCTAATACTTCAAAAAAATTAATCAATGGTCTTTCAAAAGCAGCCACTATTTTTGTATCTGCATTAAATTTTGTTTTATTAACAAGTTTTAATATTATTTTAAATACATATTTCGCAAATATCTTTTTTAATAATAAAAACAGTACGAATACCCCAATAGCCATTCCTACATACTTATATCTATCGTATGTAAGATTATTAAAAGCTTGTTGTATTCCATCCTTTGCAAAAAAATCTACTATCGATTTATA
This window of the Clostridium estertheticum genome carries:
- a CDS encoding mechanosensitive ion channel family protein; protein product: MYKSIVDFFAKDGIQQAFNNLTYDRYKYVGMAIGVFVLFLLLKKIFAKYVFKIILKLVNKTKFNADTKIVAAFERPLINFFEVLGIYFAFDILTLALPIKVAFINRVFSSAIIILISWGLYNLTGESSLLFERMHKAYDVKVDKILFPFISKTLRLILIALAITIIAEKWGYNLQGFIAGLGLGGLAFALAAKDAAANIIAGMSIILDKPFTIGDWVKSDVLEGSIENISFRTTKIRTIDEALIIVPNSKLTNEAVINFSRRGKRRVSFSLELNYITSRQKLETCVSRVRSMLENHPQVNKEGILVRFDKLSAASLDILICYFADTPDFDECFRVKEDINFEIADILQQEEISMSFPRNGIYMNGFPDEGKKDYMKSLDMIQNKDISTENTNESNDK